A window from Candidatus Rokuibacteriota bacterium encodes these proteins:
- a CDS encoding iron transporter, translating to MSARRTVVVAVALALGLVPGSALSKEVPIGEPKVIEAAGLEVAAVYLQPIEMEPASHQGKPLYLPRAKSNIHLEADIHAVKGNKHGFRDGEWVPALTVRYTLKNLDTGHEQSGLLHPMVANDGPHYGANLKMPGLGNYKLIFIVEPPGSGGPDAPVRQGLGLASKIPWWKPFQVEWSFKYFGPGKKGGY from the coding sequence CGGGCTCGTACCGGGATCGGCGCTCTCCAAGGAGGTCCCCATCGGGGAGCCGAAAGTAATCGAGGCAGCGGGGCTCGAGGTGGCGGCCGTCTATCTCCAGCCGATCGAGATGGAGCCGGCCAGCCACCAGGGGAAGCCGCTCTATCTCCCGAGGGCGAAATCGAACATCCATCTCGAAGCGGACATCCACGCCGTGAAGGGCAACAAGCACGGGTTCCGGGACGGCGAGTGGGTGCCGGCCCTCACCGTGCGCTACACGCTGAAGAACCTCGACACCGGGCACGAGCAGTCGGGGCTGCTCCACCCGATGGTGGCCAACGACGGCCCTCACTATGGGGCCAACCTTAAGATGCCCGGGCTCGGCAACTACAAGCTGATCTTCATCGTCGAGCCGCCAGGGAGCGGAGGCCCGGACGCCCCGGTGCGGCAGGGTCTTGGTCTGGCCTCGAAGATTCCCTGGTGGAAGCCGTTCCAGGTGGAGTGGTCGTTCAAGTACTTCGGCCCAGGCAAGAAGGGCGGCTACTGA